The Prunus persica cultivar Lovell chromosome G7, Prunus_persica_NCBIv2, whole genome shotgun sequence genome has a segment encoding these proteins:
- the LOC18769464 gene encoding alpha carbonic anhydrase 7, with protein sequence MAGSKQIHLVFIFFTFFLLCLDPTPTGAEVSGAGHKIEFEYKAGSKKGPERWGDLKKEWMTCKNGKGQSPIDLRDGIATKVNSSLEHFKISYKPTKAIMKNEGHAIAVIWDGDAGSISINGKEYNLRQCHWHSPSEHSINGKRYDVELHMVHRAKNNSDVAVVGFLYKIGQPNPFISKVKKAIASMMDVEKEVQLGVIDPRKMKKAKLGFQDPKKRKMKKASSKFYRYSGSFTTPPCSEGVTWTINKQVHTVSIAQVKLLQQAVFDFAEMNARPVQPLNGREVKLHGSTFVNFKN encoded by the exons ATGGCTGGCTCAAAGCAAATCCATCTtgtgttcattttttttacattttttcttctgtgcTTGGACCCAACACCAACTGGAGCTGAAGTTTCTG GTGCAGGGCATAAAATAGAATTTGAATACAAGGCAGGGAGCAAGAAAGGACCAGAGCGCTGGGGAGACCTTAAGAAAGAATGGATGACATGCAAGAATGGGAAAGGCCAATCACCCATAGATTTAAGGGATGGGATTGCCACCAAAGTGAACTCAAGTTTAGAGCATTTTAAAATCAGTTATAAGCCTACAAAAGCCATTATGAAGAATGAAGGTCATGCTATCGCG GTTATATGGGACGGTGATGCTGGATCAATCAGTATCAATGGCAAAGAATACAACCTCAGACAATGCCATTGGCACTCCCCCTCAGAGCATTCCATTAATGGCAAAaggtatgatgtggaattgcACATGGTTCACAGAGCCAAGAACAACAGTGATGTAGCTGTGGTTGGCTTCCTCTACAAAATTGGCCAACCAAATCCTTTCATCTCAAAG GTCAAAAAGGCGATAGCGTCGATGATGGATGTAGAGAAGGAGGTACAACTGGGAGTGATTGATCCTCGGAAGATGAAGAAGGCTAAGCTCGGGTTTCAGGACCCgaaaaagaggaagatgaaaaAGGCTAGCTCGAAATTTTACAGATACAGTGGATCATTCACAACCCCTCCTTGCAGTGAAGGAGTAACTTGGACCATAAACAAACAG GTACATACTGTTTCAATAGCACAAGTGAAGTTGCTTCAACAAGCCGTTTTCGAT TTTGCAGAGATGAATGCAAGACCAGTACAACCTCTCAATGGCCGGGAGGTCAAGCTCCACGGTTCAACGTTTGTCAATTTCAAAAACTAA